The following are encoded together in the Salvia hispanica cultivar TCC Black 2014 chromosome 6, UniMelb_Shisp_WGS_1.0, whole genome shotgun sequence genome:
- the LOC125192158 gene encoding putative late blight resistance protein homolog R1B-14 isoform X2 yields MAYAVCHSLIQTIDRILNLDPQKYPISDEGKKRIKDLLAQIEFVKEFLRKYPKEEVMEHFKISDVSNAANQAEDLMEHFIYEHYRWNLKAEKMAAVGRPRNRTEILYDFRELDVVMDEISPIAEKMAKLQQQLGVHPVTTASSDPVSKPDLDTETVGLEEYLKDIKDSMCGQPSSQRQIIPITGMGGIGKTTLARTVYNDEDIINEFPVRAWIVVSHNYKVENIFGELLYALEQQIPDTLVDKSETVENKLHRILTLKKYLIVVDDLWSAKAWDDIRKAFGDPKKCDGSRIVITTRDETVAKDVTTSPPHKMELMSRENSWILLKKKAFRDRELEPAIEKIAWEVVDGCQGLPLAIVLIGGILLEEKMEAWGDIARDVKFAVESTTEFGKRIALSYTYLPVDLRPCFLYMGGFPEDHEIRISKLIKLWIAEGFVGNENEAKEHLYKLVRRNLPLITSLKPNADFKSCNIHDMVRDMAKSQSLDENYERRQSIGHTDLTRLARAYASTLRSCLTFQPNESSLGGLRKFKLLRVLDVVDTDAYSLPAPVFELFHLRYLAFGCPMEVPYAISRLQNLRALIVRPSKRLRHHSSDNVDLPLEIWMLPLLNHLVSFFDLLPDPKGAASALEKLITLNVVKKLICTEQMMGLLYNLKKLAITYFGDKYPNEDYQLHNLHLLTRLEKLTLVVKEGSLLKVKSKPVFPKTLKKLTLSGWRFPWEYMKGIAALPELQVLKLRDHAFEGGAWSTIKEESNDDDDDDDNDNDEEEEEEEEGKLFVELEYLLLQESDLEVWKTKKDHFPALKRLVLNRCGKLKKISQDMGNILELKLIEVDRTNESLLECARGIRDKQEEDYGRVLIVRQV; encoded by the exons ATGGCTTATGCTGTTTGCCATTCACTCATCCAAACCATAGACCGAATCCTAAATCTCGACCCTCAAAAGTACCCTATTTCCGATGAAGGAAAGAAACGGATTAAAGATCTTCTTGCACAGATCGAATTCGTCAAAGAGTTCCTCCGTAAGTATCCCAAGGAAGAAGTGATGGAGCACTTCAAGATTTCCGACGTCAGCAACGCTGCCAACCAAGCCGAAGACCTGATGGAGCACTTCATCTACGAGCACTACCGCTGGAACCTCAAGGCCGAGAAAATGGCCGCTGTCGGCCGCCCACGCAATCGCACAGAGATCCTGTACGATTTCCGTGAGCTGGACGTAGTGATGGACGAAATCTCCCCCATCGCTGAAAAGATGGCGAAGCTCCAACAACAGCTGGGTGTGCATCCAGTAACAACGGCCTCGTCCGACCCGGTGTCCAAGCCTGATCTTGATACTGAGACGGTTGGCCTCGAGGAGTATTTGAAGGATATTAAAGATTCGATGTGCGGACAGCCGTCGTCCCAACGCCAGATCATCCCCATCACGGGGATGGGTGGCATTGGGAAGACCACTCTGGCTAGAACTGTTTATAACGACGAGGACATCATCAACGAGTTTCCCGTCCGCGCTTGGATCGTTGTGTCCCATAATTATAAAGTGGAAAACATTTTTGGGGAGCTTCTGTATGCCCTGGAGCAACAGATCCCCGACACTCTTGTAGACAAAAGTGAGACTGTGGAGAATAAACTGCACAGGATTTTGACACTGAAGAAGTACCTGATTGTGGTGGATGATCTGTGGAGCGCCAAGGCGTGGGACGACATAAGGAAGGCATTTGGCGACCCCAAGAAGTGTGACGGGAGTCGGATTGTGATCACCACCAGGGATGAGACTGTGGCTAAAGATGTCACCACTTCCCCTCCTCACAAGATGGAGCTCATGAGTCGTGAGAATAGTTGGATTCTCCTCAAGAAAAAGGCGTTTCGAGACAGGGAACTTGAACCGGCTATTGAAAAGATCGCGTGGGAAGTTGTTGATGGTTGTCAAGGATTGCCCCTTGCGATCGTGCTTATTGGAG GTATCTTATTAGAGGAGAAAATGGAAGCATGGGGTGACATTGCAAGAGATGTGAAATTCGCGGTTGAGAGTACTACTGAGTTCGGAAAGAGAATCGCGTTGAGTTACACATATCTACCCGTTGATTTGAGGCCGTGTTTCTTGTACATGGGTGGTTTTCCGGAAGATCACGAGATCCGGATCTCGAAGCTTATCAAGTTATGGATAGCTGAAGGATTCGTTGGAAACGAAAATGAGGCTAAAGAGCACTTGTACAAGCTCGTGAGGCGAAATCTGCCCTTGATCACGTCTCTCAAGCCCAACGCCGATTTCAAAAGCTGCAACATACATGATATGGTCCGTGATATGGCCAAGTCGCAGTCTCTAGATGAGAACTATGAGCGCCGGCAGAGTATTGGCCATACGGATCTCACGCGCCTTGCTAGAGCTTATGCCTCAACGCTGCGGTCGTGTTTGACCTTCCAGCCTAATGAGAGCTCATTAGGCGGACTGCGAAAGTTCAAGTTGCTGAGGGTGCTGGATGTGGTGGACACTGATGCGTACTCGCTCCCAGCTCCCGTGTTCGAGCTGTTTCATTTGAG GTACCTTGCTTTCGGGTGTCCAATGGAGGTTCCATACGCCATATCAAGGCTTCAAAATCTTCGCGCCTTGATAGTTCGTCCTAGCAAGAGGCTGAGGCACCACTCAAGCGACAACGTGGATCTCCCCTTGGAGATCTGGATGTTGCCTCTTCTGAATCATCTCGTCTCCTTTTTCGATCTCCTGCCAGATCCAAAAGGAGCGGCCTCTGCTCTGGAGAAGCTGATCACACTGAATGTGGTGAAGAAGCTGATATGTACAGAACAGATGATGGGATTACTTTacaatttgaagaaattggCAATCACTTATTTTGGAGACAAATACCCAAATGAAGACTATCAGCTCCACAATCTTCATCTCCTGACACGACTTGAGAAGCTGACACTAGTTGTGAAAGAAGGCTCTCTTCTTAAGGTAAAATCTAAGCCTGTTTTCCCGAAGACGCTGAAGAAGTTAACCTTGAGTG GTTGGAGATTCCCTTGGGAATATATGAAGGGTATAGCTGCTCTGCCCGAGCTTCAAGTGCTCAAGCTGAGAGATCATGCCTTTGAAGGCGGTGCGTGGAGCACTATTAAAGAAGAAAgcaatgatgatgatgatgatgatgacaatgataatgatgaagaagaagaagaggaagaagaagggaa aTTGTTTGTTGAACTGGAATATTTGCTACTTCAGGAATCTGACTTGGAGGTTtggaaaactaaaaaggaCCATTTCCCGGCACTGAAACGGCTAGTGCTCAATCGTTGTGGTAAGCTGAAGAAGATTTCGCAAGACATGGGTAACATTTTAGAGCTGAAACTGATTGAGGTTGATCGTACAAACGAATCTCTTCTCGAGTGTGCCAGAGGGATCCGTGACAAGCAGGAGGAGGACTATGGCAGAGTCCTTATAGTTCGACAGGTATAA
- the LOC125192158 gene encoding putative late blight resistance protein homolog R1B-14 isoform X1 — translation MAYAVCHSLIQTIDRILNLDPQKYPISDEGKKRIKDLLAQIEFVKEFLRKYPKEEVMEHFKISDVSNAANQAEDLMEHFIYEHYRWNLKAEKMAAVGRPRNRTEILYDFRELDVVMDEISPIAEKMAKLQQQLGVHPVTTASSDPVSKPDLDTETVGLEEYLKDIKDSMCGQPSSQRQIIPITGMGGIGKTTLARTVYNDEDIINEFPVRAWIVVSHNYKVENIFGELLYALEQQIPDTLVDKSETVENKLHRILTLKKYLIVVDDLWSAKAWDDIRKAFGDPKKCDGSRIVITTRDETVAKDVTTSPPHKMELMSRENSWILLKKKAFRDRELEPAIEKIAWEVVDGCQGLPLAIVLIGGILLEEKMEAWGDIARDVKFAVESTTEFGKRIALSYTYLPVDLRPCFLYMGGFPEDHEIRISKLIKLWIAEGFVGNENEAKEHLYKLVRRNLPLITSLKPNADFKSCNIHDMVRDMAKSQSLDENYERRQSIGHTDLTRLARAYASTLRSCLTFQPNESSLGGLRKFKLLRVLDVVDTDAYSLPAPVFELFHLRYLAFGCPMEVPYAISRLQNLRALIVRPSKRLRHHSSDNVDLPLEIWMLPLLNHLVSFFDLLPDPKGAASALEKLITLNVVKKLICTEQMMGLLYNLKKLAITYFGDKYPNEDYQLHNLHLLTRLEKLTLVVKEGSLLKVKSKPVFPKTLKKLTLSGWRFPWEYMKGIAALPELQVLKLRDHAFEGGAWSTIKEESNDDDDDDDNDNDEEEEEEEEGKLFVELEYLLLQESDLEVWKTKKDHFPALKRLVLNRCGKLKKISEDMGNILELKLIEVDRTNESLLECARAIRDKQEEDYGRVLIVRQI, via the exons ATGGCTTATGCTGTTTGCCATTCACTCATCCAAACCATAGACCGAATCCTAAATCTCGACCCTCAAAAGTACCCTATTTCCGATGAAGGAAAGAAACGGATTAAAGATCTTCTTGCACAGATCGAATTCGTCAAAGAGTTCCTCCGTAAGTATCCCAAGGAAGAAGTGATGGAGCACTTCAAGATTTCCGACGTCAGCAACGCTGCCAACCAAGCCGAAGACCTGATGGAGCACTTCATCTACGAGCACTACCGCTGGAACCTCAAGGCCGAGAAAATGGCCGCTGTCGGCCGCCCACGCAATCGCACAGAGATCCTGTACGATTTCCGTGAGCTGGACGTAGTGATGGACGAAATCTCCCCCATCGCTGAAAAGATGGCGAAGCTCCAACAACAGCTGGGTGTGCATCCAGTAACAACGGCCTCGTCCGACCCGGTGTCCAAGCCTGATCTTGATACTGAGACGGTTGGCCTCGAGGAGTATTTGAAGGATATTAAAGATTCGATGTGCGGACAGCCGTCGTCCCAACGCCAGATCATCCCCATCACGGGGATGGGTGGCATTGGGAAGACCACTCTGGCTAGAACTGTTTATAACGACGAGGACATCATCAACGAGTTTCCCGTCCGCGCTTGGATCGTTGTGTCCCATAATTATAAAGTGGAAAACATTTTTGGGGAGCTTCTGTATGCCCTGGAGCAACAGATCCCCGACACTCTTGTAGACAAAAGTGAGACTGTGGAGAATAAACTGCACAGGATTTTGACACTGAAGAAGTACCTGATTGTGGTGGATGATCTGTGGAGCGCCAAGGCGTGGGACGACATAAGGAAGGCATTTGGCGACCCCAAGAAGTGTGACGGGAGTCGGATTGTGATCACCACCAGGGATGAGACTGTGGCTAAAGATGTCACCACTTCCCCTCCTCACAAGATGGAGCTCATGAGTCGTGAGAATAGTTGGATTCTCCTCAAGAAAAAGGCGTTTCGAGACAGGGAACTTGAACCGGCTATTGAAAAGATCGCGTGGGAAGTTGTTGATGGTTGTCAAGGATTGCCCCTTGCGATCGTGCTTATTGGAG GTATCTTATTAGAGGAGAAAATGGAAGCATGGGGTGACATTGCAAGAGATGTGAAATTCGCGGTTGAGAGTACTACTGAGTTCGGAAAGAGAATCGCGTTGAGTTACACATATCTACCCGTTGATTTGAGGCCGTGTTTCTTGTACATGGGTGGTTTTCCGGAAGATCACGAGATCCGGATCTCGAAGCTTATCAAGTTATGGATAGCTGAAGGATTCGTTGGAAACGAAAATGAGGCTAAAGAGCACTTGTACAAGCTCGTGAGGCGAAATCTGCCCTTGATCACGTCTCTCAAGCCCAACGCCGATTTCAAAAGCTGCAACATACATGATATGGTCCGTGATATGGCCAAGTCGCAGTCTCTAGATGAGAACTATGAGCGCCGGCAGAGTATTGGCCATACGGATCTCACGCGCCTTGCTAGAGCTTATGCCTCAACGCTGCGGTCGTGTTTGACCTTCCAGCCTAATGAGAGCTCATTAGGCGGACTGCGAAAGTTCAAGTTGCTGAGGGTGCTGGATGTGGTGGACACTGATGCGTACTCGCTCCCAGCTCCCGTGTTCGAGCTGTTTCATTTGAG GTACCTTGCTTTCGGGTGTCCAATGGAGGTTCCATACGCCATATCAAGGCTTCAAAATCTTCGCGCCTTGATAGTTCGTCCTAGCAAGAGGCTGAGGCACCACTCAAGCGACAACGTGGATCTCCCCTTGGAGATCTGGATGTTGCCTCTTCTGAATCATCTCGTCTCCTTTTTCGATCTCCTGCCAGATCCAAAAGGAGCGGCCTCTGCTCTGGAGAAGCTGATCACACTGAATGTGGTGAAGAAGCTGATATGTACAGAACAGATGATGGGATTACTTTacaatttgaagaaattggCAATCACTTATTTTGGAGACAAATACCCAAATGAAGACTATCAGCTCCACAATCTTCATCTCCTGACACGACTTGAGAAGCTGACACTAGTTGTGAAAGAAGGCTCTCTTCTTAAGGTAAAATCTAAGCCTGTTTTCCCGAAGACGCTGAAGAAGTTAACCTTGAGTG GTTGGAGATTCCCTTGGGAATATATGAAGGGTATAGCTGCTCTGCCCGAGCTTCAAGTGCTCAAGCTGAGAGATCATGCCTTTGAAGGCGGTGCGTGGAGCACTATTAAAGAAGAAAgcaatgatgatgatgatgatgatgacaatgataatgatgaagaagaagaagaggaagaagaagggaaATTGTTTGTTGAACTGGAATATTTGCTACTTCAGGAATCTGACTTGGAGGTTtggaaaactaaaaaggaCCATTTCCCGGCACTGAAACGGCTAGTGCTCAATCGTTGTGGTAAGCTGAAGAAGATTTCGGAAGACATGGGTAACATTTTAGAGCTGAAACTGATTGAGGTTGATCGTACAAACGAATCTCTTCTCGAGTGTGCCAGAGCGATCCGTGACAAGCAGGAGGAGGACTATGGCAGAGTCCTTATAGTTCGACAGATATAA
- the LOC125192160 gene encoding probable disease resistance protein At1g58602 isoform X1 gives MAEAAVMGMIQYLEGLHVTCPYTFERWIFGIKIQLLEEMLDFMRELKMEERSRLKYLMADLVELAQDVMDVRIRYNSDMALMLINGDIKITKTRVINFVADEKNIGDEEEAEEEIVVGLEENVKQLLDKAILNNYSSKQILCIKGMIGIGKTTLARQVYKAGAGQFQRHAWVSYSSNKEMLMKLIQQMVVGYEILPSLEEMDNRSLQSLLQQHLQGLSYFIVLDNVSTESQLDYILKYLPYQAGTRSRLLVTSRYKFRRIDVSYTHEMKSLDSDKSWQLFLKTVDKITSVENRFSKNLERKGREMLEKCWGFPMAIIDVARQKAKQRLSGIEWEELFDSIDLSESLKLLEPMYHQLEEDIKPQFLLFSLFKENAIMREKKLEQIWAAKGLHYTRIALEFAEQSILEVVKQHYEKRNCRLNPPLLHMISIKKAEEKMGLEILRSNGNSRPSQNARHCVIHCGRDKFNHFTNENSKQLISLIFHGGGGYLDEASSSYWESFEVLKILDMDDFGVKTLSETIGALIELRYLGLRNNYIQEIPHSLGGLKKLEALDIAQNFMVEVPDIIQEMDGLRDLHMSNVIFRNPLKVDALQKLGTLAYISIYDWAYEGPGFETMYGFRTLGIEEVDENSDIGTLFATLAKFPYFRHLFIRGFRFRSMPSLDEIGVLRGLETLKLDGRIGRLPSADNLPEWIRYIALVNTCLDEDPMQIMGNLHSLTHLKLRNAYIGREMVINYWAFPKLEVLCIRELWNLRKIQVDDDAKPLDFPPTMRSLRKLEINNCPQLETLSDQIQWMPNLQVFKMVTTKHIATKIRNSGVTSKILEDDINP, from the exons ATGGCGGAGGCTGCCGTAATGGGGATGATACAATATCTCGAGGGTTTGCATGTTACATGTCCATATACCTTCGAGCGTTGGATTTTTGGAATCAAAATTCAACTGCTGGAAGAGATGTTGGATTTCATGAGAGAGTTGAAAATGGAAGAGAGGAGCAGGCTGAAATATTTAATGGCCGACTTGGTCGAGCTGGCTCAAGATGTTATGGACGTGAGAATTAGGTATAACAGTGATATGGCGTTAATGCTCATCAATGGTGACATCAAGATTACAAAGACACGGGTGATAAACTTTGTAGCTGATGAGAAAAATATTGGagacgaagaagaagcagaagaagaaattGTGGTGGGGTTGGAGGAAAACGTGAAGCAGTTGCTTGACAAAGCGATTTTGAACAATTATTCTAGCAAGCAGATTTTGTGTATAAAAGGCATGATTGGTATCGGGAAGACAACTCTGGCCAGACAAGTGTACAAGGCCGGGGCTGGCCAGTTTCAGCGTCATGCTTGGGTAAGCTATTCTAGTAACAAAGAGATGCTTATGAAACTGATACAGCAAATGGTGGTTGGATATGAAATACTTCCCTCATTGGAAGAAATGGACAACCGAAGTCTCCAATCGTTGCTTCAGCAGCATCTGCAAGGATTGTCATATTTCATAGTTTTGGACAATGTGTCAACAGAATCGCAATTGGACTACATCTTGAAATATCTTCCATACCAAG CAGGCACTAGAAGCAGGTTGCTGGTAACAAGTCGCTACAAGTTTAGAAGAATTGATGTCAGTTATACTCATGAGATGAAATCTTTGGATTCTGATAAGAGCTGGCAATTGTTTTTGAAAACAGTTGATAAAATTACAAGTGTTGAGAACAGATTCTCAAAGAACTTGGAGAGGAAGGGCAGAGAGATGTTAGAAAAATGTTGGGGTTTTCCGATGGCTATAATAGATGTTGCAAGGCAAAAAGCAAAGCAAAGACTCTCGGGGATTGAATGGGAAGAACtttttgattcaattgatttgagTGAATCATTGAAGTTATTGGAACCGATGTATCATCAATTGGAGGAAGATATCAAGCCACAATTCTtgcttttttcccttttcaaggaaaatgcaataatgagagaaaaaaagttagaacAGATTTGGGCTGCAAAAGGATTACATTATACTAGAATTGCATTGGAATTTGCTGAACAATCGATTCTTGAGGTCGTAAAGCAGCACTATGAGAAAAGGAATTGTCGTCTCAATCCTCCTCTATTGCACATGATATCAATCAAAAAAGCAGAAGAGAAAATGGGTTTAGAGATCTTAAGGAGCAATGGAAACAGTAGGCCCTCTCAGAATGCCCGTCATTGTGTTATCCATTGTGGCAGAGACAAGTTTAATCATTTCACTAATGAAAATAGCAAACAACTTATTTCTCTCATCTTCCATGGAGGTGGTGGTTACTTAGACGAAGCTAGCTCGTCTTACTGGGAGAGTTTTGAAGTACTCAAGATACTTGACATGGATGATTTTGGGGTGAAGACTTTATCAGAAACAATCGGCGCATTAATTGAGTTAAGATACTTGGGATTGAGAAATAACTACATACAAGAGATCCCACACTCGTTGGGGGGCTTGAAAAAGCTTGAGGCTCTTGATATAGCTCAGAACTTTATGGTGGAGGTTCCGGATATTATACAGGAAATGGACGGTCTTCGTGATCTCCACATGTCTAATGTGATTTTTCGGAACCCTTTGAAAGTAGATGCGCTGCAGAAGCTGGGGACTCTAGCATACATCTCGATTTATGATTGGGCATATGAGGGCCCCGGCTTCGAAACAATGTATGGCTTCCGAACGTTGGGCATTGAAGAAGTTGATGAAAACTCGGATATAGGCACACTCTTTGCAACACTAGCTAAGTTTCCTTACTTTCGTCATCTTTTCATAAGAGGGTTTCGTTTTAGAAGCATGCCGAGTTTGGATGAAATTGGTGTTTTACGAGGTCTCGAGACACTAAAACTGGATGGGCGCATTGGTAGGCTACCAAGTGCAGATAACCTCCCTGAATGGATTAGGTACATAGCATTGGTAAATACTTGTCTTGATGAAGACCCCATGCAAATAATGGGGAATCTCCATTCCCTAACCCACCTCAAACTTCGAAATGCATACATTGGTCGAGAAATGGTGATCAATTACTGGGCATTTCCCAAGCTCGAAGTGCTTTGCATCAGAGAGTTGTGGAATCTTAGAAAGATACAAGTTGATGATGATGCAAAGCCTTTAGATTTCCCTCCAACAATGCGGAGTCTCCGGAAACTAGAAATCAATAACTGTCCACAGCTGGAGACACTCTCGGATCAGATTCAGTGGATGCCTAATCTGCAAGTGTTTAAAATGGTAACAACCAAACACATTGCAACAAAGATCAGAAATTCAGGTGTGACCTCCAAAATTTTGGAGGATGATATCAATCCATAA
- the LOC125192160 gene encoding probable disease resistance protein At1g58602 isoform X2 produces the protein MAEAAVMGMIQYLEGLHVTCPYTFERWIFGIKIQLLEEMLDFMRELKMEERSRLKYLMADLVELAQDVMDVRIRYNSDMALMLINGDIKITKTRVINFVADEKNIGDEEEAEEEIVVGLEENVKQLLDKAILNNYSSKQILCIKGMIGIGKTTLARQVYKAGAGQFQRHAWVSYSSNKEMLMKLIQQMVVGYEILPSLEEMDNRSLQSLLQQHLQGLSYFIVLDNVSTESQLDYILKYLPYQGTRSRLLVTSRYKFRRIDVSYTHEMKSLDSDKSWQLFLKTVDKITSVENRFSKNLERKGREMLEKCWGFPMAIIDVARQKAKQRLSGIEWEELFDSIDLSESLKLLEPMYHQLEEDIKPQFLLFSLFKENAIMREKKLEQIWAAKGLHYTRIALEFAEQSILEVVKQHYEKRNCRLNPPLLHMISIKKAEEKMGLEILRSNGNSRPSQNARHCVIHCGRDKFNHFTNENSKQLISLIFHGGGGYLDEASSSYWESFEVLKILDMDDFGVKTLSETIGALIELRYLGLRNNYIQEIPHSLGGLKKLEALDIAQNFMVEVPDIIQEMDGLRDLHMSNVIFRNPLKVDALQKLGTLAYISIYDWAYEGPGFETMYGFRTLGIEEVDENSDIGTLFATLAKFPYFRHLFIRGFRFRSMPSLDEIGVLRGLETLKLDGRIGRLPSADNLPEWIRYIALVNTCLDEDPMQIMGNLHSLTHLKLRNAYIGREMVINYWAFPKLEVLCIRELWNLRKIQVDDDAKPLDFPPTMRSLRKLEINNCPQLETLSDQIQWMPNLQVFKMVTTKHIATKIRNSGVTSKILEDDINP, from the exons ATGGCGGAGGCTGCCGTAATGGGGATGATACAATATCTCGAGGGTTTGCATGTTACATGTCCATATACCTTCGAGCGTTGGATTTTTGGAATCAAAATTCAACTGCTGGAAGAGATGTTGGATTTCATGAGAGAGTTGAAAATGGAAGAGAGGAGCAGGCTGAAATATTTAATGGCCGACTTGGTCGAGCTGGCTCAAGATGTTATGGACGTGAGAATTAGGTATAACAGTGATATGGCGTTAATGCTCATCAATGGTGACATCAAGATTACAAAGACACGGGTGATAAACTTTGTAGCTGATGAGAAAAATATTGGagacgaagaagaagcagaagaagaaattGTGGTGGGGTTGGAGGAAAACGTGAAGCAGTTGCTTGACAAAGCGATTTTGAACAATTATTCTAGCAAGCAGATTTTGTGTATAAAAGGCATGATTGGTATCGGGAAGACAACTCTGGCCAGACAAGTGTACAAGGCCGGGGCTGGCCAGTTTCAGCGTCATGCTTGGGTAAGCTATTCTAGTAACAAAGAGATGCTTATGAAACTGATACAGCAAATGGTGGTTGGATATGAAATACTTCCCTCATTGGAAGAAATGGACAACCGAAGTCTCCAATCGTTGCTTCAGCAGCATCTGCAAGGATTGTCATATTTCATAGTTTTGGACAATGTGTCAACAGAATCGCAATTGGACTACATCTTGAAATATCTTCCATACCAAG GCACTAGAAGCAGGTTGCTGGTAACAAGTCGCTACAAGTTTAGAAGAATTGATGTCAGTTATACTCATGAGATGAAATCTTTGGATTCTGATAAGAGCTGGCAATTGTTTTTGAAAACAGTTGATAAAATTACAAGTGTTGAGAACAGATTCTCAAAGAACTTGGAGAGGAAGGGCAGAGAGATGTTAGAAAAATGTTGGGGTTTTCCGATGGCTATAATAGATGTTGCAAGGCAAAAAGCAAAGCAAAGACTCTCGGGGATTGAATGGGAAGAACtttttgattcaattgatttgagTGAATCATTGAAGTTATTGGAACCGATGTATCATCAATTGGAGGAAGATATCAAGCCACAATTCTtgcttttttcccttttcaaggaaaatgcaataatgagagaaaaaaagttagaacAGATTTGGGCTGCAAAAGGATTACATTATACTAGAATTGCATTGGAATTTGCTGAACAATCGATTCTTGAGGTCGTAAAGCAGCACTATGAGAAAAGGAATTGTCGTCTCAATCCTCCTCTATTGCACATGATATCAATCAAAAAAGCAGAAGAGAAAATGGGTTTAGAGATCTTAAGGAGCAATGGAAACAGTAGGCCCTCTCAGAATGCCCGTCATTGTGTTATCCATTGTGGCAGAGACAAGTTTAATCATTTCACTAATGAAAATAGCAAACAACTTATTTCTCTCATCTTCCATGGAGGTGGTGGTTACTTAGACGAAGCTAGCTCGTCTTACTGGGAGAGTTTTGAAGTACTCAAGATACTTGACATGGATGATTTTGGGGTGAAGACTTTATCAGAAACAATCGGCGCATTAATTGAGTTAAGATACTTGGGATTGAGAAATAACTACATACAAGAGATCCCACACTCGTTGGGGGGCTTGAAAAAGCTTGAGGCTCTTGATATAGCTCAGAACTTTATGGTGGAGGTTCCGGATATTATACAGGAAATGGACGGTCTTCGTGATCTCCACATGTCTAATGTGATTTTTCGGAACCCTTTGAAAGTAGATGCGCTGCAGAAGCTGGGGACTCTAGCATACATCTCGATTTATGATTGGGCATATGAGGGCCCCGGCTTCGAAACAATGTATGGCTTCCGAACGTTGGGCATTGAAGAAGTTGATGAAAACTCGGATATAGGCACACTCTTTGCAACACTAGCTAAGTTTCCTTACTTTCGTCATCTTTTCATAAGAGGGTTTCGTTTTAGAAGCATGCCGAGTTTGGATGAAATTGGTGTTTTACGAGGTCTCGAGACACTAAAACTGGATGGGCGCATTGGTAGGCTACCAAGTGCAGATAACCTCCCTGAATGGATTAGGTACATAGCATTGGTAAATACTTGTCTTGATGAAGACCCCATGCAAATAATGGGGAATCTCCATTCCCTAACCCACCTCAAACTTCGAAATGCATACATTGGTCGAGAAATGGTGATCAATTACTGGGCATTTCCCAAGCTCGAAGTGCTTTGCATCAGAGAGTTGTGGAATCTTAGAAAGATACAAGTTGATGATGATGCAAAGCCTTTAGATTTCCCTCCAACAATGCGGAGTCTCCGGAAACTAGAAATCAATAACTGTCCACAGCTGGAGACACTCTCGGATCAGATTCAGTGGATGCCTAATCTGCAAGTGTTTAAAATGGTAACAACCAAACACATTGCAACAAAGATCAGAAATTCAGGTGTGACCTCCAAAATTTTGGAGGATGATATCAATCCATAA